CTGATAGAATGGACAGACTCTGGTTGTAGTTCAGTCATGTTTACATGGCCTCGGACCTTCAGCTTTGGCTGCTCAATTTAAACAGACAGGTGACACAATGAGGGCTGACATGCAGTCTTATAATTCCAAAtgacaaataaaaaacaaagGCTTTGTGTTCTATAAAACTTTTCATAGCATGTGTGCTTGTTTTTAGAGTTCCTTCAGGCCGTGCCataacattttatttgaaatttgtgtcattgaattgtATTGTCTTCCTGTGAATTTCTTTGCATTCCTTCATACAGATATGCATAAAAGCAGACATGTTTTAACATTCATGTTTTCTTATCAAACAGATACTCCAAAGAGCTTTACAGTTAGTCACATTAGCATTAGACACATTATTGTACGTTTAATTGATGTAACACTATCTTAATTGCATCTGATAATGCACTGGGGAAATCTGAATTTTATTAGAAAATTATTCATTTTTTTTGTGTAATAGAGTCTTTTGCTACATTGGTGTTCCTGTGGTTTGTAGGTTGACCTAGGCGGACAATCATTTTAATCACTGCAGATGACATATTTTGAATGTAAAACATCTGTAAAATGATGTTTTTTTTATCAACAGAGCTTATAACTTTGTATATTAAATATATTGTTTAATAAATGACTTTCTCTCTGAATTCTCTCACAACTGAAATGCAGAGTATTGTTCTCGAACACTGTGTTATGTCTGTGTTTTATTGACTGTTTCAGCTGCTGCTATTGCTAGGTGTGTCTGCAAAGAAAAATACACGTCTCATTTTTATATCCAGCAATTGTGTCACAGTATTTCACGATTCAAttgaaaaaacatgtttttttccccaGCAAATGCATGTCTCCTGGGTTGACTCACAGGGTGTGTTCCCTGAGGACAACTGTTGGTTCCTAGTTTACTTATACTGTTTAAATGTGTTTACTTTTACTGTTTAAATGTGCAGATTATAACCTACCTCCTTTATTTACTGTACAGtaaagtccacacacacaaacacattcacaccctgctctctctctctcactcacatacaCGCTGGTGGTCTTGAGAGGTCCTTTAATCACAAGTGGGACAAGAAAGCCGACCCTGGCATGGCACCATGGAGTGGTGGACTGACGGCTTCAGACAGAACAAAAAGGaacagaaaagggagagagacaaaccaAGATTCAGTCATGGCGAGGAAGCCTTTACAGATCTCCTCTGTGTGCTGAGAGGGTGTGTTGCATTATGGGCTATTCCTCAGTGAAGACACAGAGACGCATTCAGTTATCCCTAAGGCTTGTTTGAGGAACTGCCAAGACGAAGCTCTTTGAATTCTAAGAGACCCATATGCTAAAGACAGGGCCAAACAGCATCCGACTACACTAAAAGGGGGTTTACAGATTGTGTCCCAGACATTACAATAGACAATCTTTCAAAGCAAAGTTGGCAATTTTGGGCGTAGGTGGCTTGAATGAACTAAACAGGGAATTTCCAGTTGAACTTTGCTGACCTCTAATTAGAATGCCTTCGAACTAGCCATACCAGCATggaaagtctgtgtgtgtgtgtgtgtgtgtgtgtgtgtgtgtgtgtgtggggacgggacggtggggggtgggagggacgGGTGGGCTGACCCCATTAGTTAATAAATCACCTGCAGATTTCTGTGCCATATGTCTCATGCAGAGAAGGTATGCTGTAGTGGTGGGAGGTGGAGTAGACCAAGCCACTAGGTTGAGTAGCCACTCTAACGTCAGTGTCATCCCAACGCAAAATAATtgaatacaataaaaaaatgcCACTCTCCTGTATGGTATTTAGTAATGCTTCAGCTCTTTAGAAAAGCTGGATTGGACACACAGGTCAGCGGGCCAAGGGCTTACTCTCTCCAGGGATTACGGTAATGCTGCAAGCTTTGTTTATGAGACTTTTGGAGTTATGTCGAACAACATTTGAGGGCCACTCAATAATGTATGAGAAACAGCTCAAGCTATCTCCTTGCACAAGGGCAagagtgtttgtctgtgtgttaacACTGACGGGTGATGGCCTTCTGTGATCATGCACATGCAAGAGAGACGCTCAcatgcacatcacacacactgagcagacCATATCATGCATTATATATTAAATAAAGAAAATCAATGCCCCGGAATTGTATTCATGGCCTTTCTAGATGTTGATGCTTTCTCTATAATAAGCATAACGTATTAAAAACTGTAGTTCTGTTTCTGACTCACATTATCTGTTTCTTTTTCCACATACGTCTTGTTTTTCTTGAGCCTCCACCTATCATCAAAGACCCCATGATGCCCAGCACTCAACCCTATTACCGGTGTAAGGTTGAAACCAGCAAAGCTCTGGTTCACAGCCAAATACTGGCTACCTTTGTGCACTGAACATATCCATGTACAGAATCTGCATTTGAGAAGTGACTTGATGAAGATTTTTATTGTCCTGTCACCCGAATGGAGAAAGTGATACACCATATCCATGGTCAAAGAGAGAAGCATTCCTCATGGCTCTGTAGCTATGTCACGTGAAAGGGAAATGTGATATCTCTCCAGGGGTGGCTGAGTTTCAAGGAGCCAGCCTGTTACTCACATATGAAGTAGCTTCTTTGTTCTTCTTCTGAGCCAAGCATCCACGGCCCACTTTATCTCTCAACTCACTTTGAAGCAGTGAGCTGATAAGTACATGTGCCTTGTCCTCTTCCGTTCTGTCTGTGTACAGAACATCCACACCCACGGCcatatgtgtttgtttgaacaataaaaaaaaaaaatgtgtttacCCCATCGCTATCACTGTGCTAGAAAACTTTGGCTAAACTCAACTTCACCTTAAAGTACTTGCTCAAGCAATATGAGCACCAGCACTGTGCTCAGGTGAAGCCAAGGAAACTACAAGGATATGTTTAGCCTTTTCAGGTTACTCATGCCGGAGTGGAAAACTGGGGCAGCACAGACCTGAAGGGAAGGAATCTGTTTTCAGTCAGATACAGCACAAGCAATTCAATCAGCAACACAATCTAGCCGAACAAGAAGAGAAACCTTCTGAGGACTTCAAAGGTGCCTTGAAACGGTTTTCCAAACTGCCTACACATGACCCCGGAGGGAAATTGGTTTGAGTTCAAAATATcatgtgttctttggattgctCTATGTATTTTTCCTCAATAACACAACTCCAAACAAAATGTGAAGTTGGAAAATTTGGAAGATAAATCAATCGGTAAAGGGTTTGGAAAGCAACTGCAAAGTAAAATACCCCACAGTTCACACACTGTGAATAAGATCaagtacctgagtgtgtgtagtatgaTGTATACGTCCTCATTTACGTTCATCCAGACCAACCATAAAGGCTTTATTAAATGGACCTCATTACAATTATAGGTTATTCAGTTGTGAATGAAAGAAGTTACAGAGGTAATGAACCTTAGCACCCTCCACACTCAAAATGTATGTGGCTCGAAAATGCCTCGAAAATGTAATCACTCCAAATCAAGTGGAGCTTCTGGAGTGTGTAATTAGTTCATGCACGCAGGTCCAGAGCCTTGCTTCACCCTTCCACGCATGCTTGAACAGCTATCATACGAGTGTAATCTGACCTTACTGGACACATCCCACTGAGGGTCGAGCCATTGAAGCAGCTAATTGGTTTAGATCACACATTACCCTCGCTCTTTTCTGcaaattacaggttttgtcTGGATGCTTGAAACTGGTCTTTTGGGGTATTACTAAATGCAAGACTGCAGTGTTTTTTCATGAAACAAGACTGTTTATCGGCTGTTTGTTTGGATAGTACTGGCTGTGCTGACTTAATGTACCCTTTGGCTTTGTGGGGAAAGATCGTGATGCTCAAGGCTCCTAGATAACAATGGCTGCTATCAACCCCTGTCACAGCTTGTCACGAGAGGCTGTTGTTTGAGAGGCAAACAATAGAGGAGCTGGGATGATCAtgtgtcacagacacacattgctGTTCGGTCATGAGTTCTGTGTTAAGAAATTGTGCCTGCTTAGATTTTGTGTTCTTTTTTTGTgttctacacacaaacacattgctTTTGAATGACAGCTTTCGAATGCCAAACTAAAACTGTCACTATAACTGGAACTAATTGTAGTTATAACTAACTATAACTCATTTTTACTTGGTTGAAGTCTATCTATATAGATTGCTACAGCCTTAAGGTTAACTCACAACCATTTACCATGTCTGTGAAGGACCTACAAGTGCTAATGGATTGAATGGCCTTCATGAATGGGAGTGTCACTACTGTCTCACTCTTGAAATTCTTGACTCTTTTTGTTGTATGTTGTAGGTGAAGCTGGTGGCACATTGTTTTGCATGGGAGAAAAATAATTAGCCTCCCAAATTGTAAGCTTAGGTTATCGTCATGATTAGGTTATGAGTCATGTCATGATTTCTCAATATCTGGTATCAAGTGTAACAAGATTCTTCTGCATGCATTGACTGTCCTTATATCTTGTGTGCTATCATGTTTAATATATTGTGTCATGTCTATTACTTGATTTGGTTTAAATGAACCTATTTCTATTAATAATGACCTTTTGGGTTGATGTTGGTGTGTCATATAAATTATATTCACCTACTTGCCTCTCTCCATGGTTGCTCTAAGAAACATCAATCTAAAGAGTCACCTCTCTTTGGTGAAAAGAAGAGTGGTTTTACATAGCTCCTTGACATCACTCCTGTCTATGTGAAAAGAATGTCAACTTTCACCCTTCTAGGAATGTGTGTTTTAACGCAAATATGTTCGCTTTACAGATTCTGTTTCACTCAGCAACTTGAAATTGGAATGAGCTCTGAACAGGAAAAAAACCCTTGTCTCCAGGAAAGTTGATACTTGCAGAAATGCGAAGTTTACAGAGACAGTTATACCACCACCCGTCTTTTTTATAACACACACTCGTGTGGCATTTTAGGTTTCACACAGAGGTGAAGTGTTGCCACTATCAAGTTATGAATGTGCACTTAACATGCAATAAGCTAATGACATTTTCACCATGACTGTAACCTCTTTTCAAGCCATGGTAGGACTATTTTTGGATATGTGATGCACAACACACAGTGCATCTTTCTGATATGGCTCTATGGGTCCCATTCAAACACTGCATTCCGATTTTTCATTTGATTTTATTCTGGTCCGAGAGAGCATCATGACTTGTCCAGCTGGCTGTGTGCCATGGAAAAAGACCATTGGTCACAGCCACTTCCCAGTGACCTGAGATAAACCTTATTGGTACGTTGTTATTCGTGAAACAGAacttttaatgttttattttcaaTTTCTTGACCACATCAacatcaaacacactctcaaccAAAGACACACAGTAGAAACTATGTAGTAAAATGTACCTAGTGGAGGGAATCTCAGACGTCCTTTGATTCCTAGATCCACTGTCAACAGGCAAAGTGGTCAGGACTAATAATTCCTGCTTCTCAGAATCGATAGCTATTGAATCTGGGCAACACACCAACGACAAAGAAATAAGCAAAGAGAGATATTGCAAGTAATCTTATAGTTTGTATCTTTATGACTGCATACTGTCCAGCACCTTCAAAATACTGAGATTCTGCTGTTTGGGTTGGAGACCTGCATCGCTCTCTGAGGTCCATGGAGGGAGTTTTCCAAAGGAAAGGGGAGACATCCTGAGATTGTTGCCCTCtctgctgtctttctctcacatcTGGTTTCCATCAGAGGTGTTACGGCTCAGGCTGCTCCCAGCAGGAGACAAGAGCTCTGCTGCGGGTTAACAGTTTGTGGACCTTTCTGTGCCTGAGGTGTTTTTCTCAGCACAAACCAGTTGGCTCTTTAGCACCATTGTATGCTCCATTTGTAAGGTTTTCATTGGGCTGTTCATTTCCAGGGCTGGAGGAATAAAGATGAAATGGTTGGATGTTTGTAGGTGATCACCTACTTGCTTTGTGGTTTAGCAAATGGAAGCAATTCCATTTTGTCACACTACTGTTTCACTATTCAGGACGTGCTGCAGGCACTAGCTTTCAAGTTTTTCAAGTATGTTGTGACAGGCCAAAGATTTCTCAAGAGGGATGTTTGACTGGCAATAGACGCAGCCAGAGATGCAGTCGACTGGGAAAGGAAAAGATGAGAGGCCCGCTCTATAATTGTATCCACATGATTGGGATTAAACTGCTTAGCTCACAAACTTCCcaaatgtgtatgtgtcagaCTGTGGATTGGCTGAGGTTCCCCCTGATGAGTCTGGTTCCTTGTCTGTCTCATGCTGTTTGTGTCATAGCTCCTTTTGATGAGGTCATTAGCTGTTTAGCAAGACTGTCTGGGTAGTGGAGTTATATACACACAGAAGATGTCAGTGTTAGCCATTCATCATGAAACCATAAACTATACCAAAACGTTATGTGATATATCATCAACAGTAGAATAGTGCTATTGTTACTATTGCAGTGTTGAGGACGTACAAGGTTATAAATTACAAGGTTTCCAGGATGGTGGAAgttcttacagtttttttttatttcaacacATTACAAAATGTAGTTGGGGACACATGGTGCTCAGCTTATTCTTTTGTTACTCTGATAACATACTGAAGTTGTTCCAACTCATTTACTCTTGTTGACATGGTTCCCTCTAGTGGCCACATGATGTAGCTGCATTATGAAAAGTGCACAGCTCTTGGATTGTGCTGGAAATTATTCTCTTGAGATCAGCAGAACCATTAATGTCGAGAAGCCAAAACAACAAGCTCTGAAATATATATGAAGAGTTCTTCAGAAATGGCAATGTGTTTAATTCGaagacaaaaatatttttttctaaaAACAACAATATTTGTAACAATAATTATTTATTACATTgaataaaatacacaaaataaataTTCTACCTATACCAGACATGTTTTTAGACATAGAATATTCCAGCATTCAATGTCAAACCAGTGACATTTACTACAGGTGTCCAGCACATAAATGCAATCTGTTCCAGCTATCAGGGTTGTTCACTAGTGTATCAACAGTTGAGGATGGAGTTTGATCTTTGAATACCCATGACCTTCCTTGAGGTGTAGCTGTACTCAAATTGCAAGTGATCACGGAAGAAATTCAAATATCCTGACAGACAAAAGATAAAAAATATACATTGATATTAATATGATCAATATTTTATTACAGTGCATTCAAAGCAtgcacaaatattttttttaataattaaaTAGGTGTGCGTCACACATGGgggaataataataacataaatATAACAAATGTAACAGAAATGTTGTATTTTTAGAGGCTGGAAACATACCATGGATATGTGAAACAGCATCCACCTCATCTCCTATTCCTGGGAAATCTGTTTCAATCACTCTGGGGTAGCCACTGTCCATTTGGCCAGTACTCTCGTCATAGCTGTGGAAATacatacaaaattattttacagCGGAGATTGAAGGGAAATTCCCTTATTTCATATTTCTTATTAAAAAGTTAAATATACTATAACTTACTTATCAATtacaataaaacacacactcaatcaagTATAACACGAGTGGTACATGAGTGCCTATACCTCCAGTAGTCCTCATCTGTGAATAGCAGAGTCTTGCCAGTGTCCTGGATATGCACAGCTGCATCCACTTTACGGACTGTCTTGGGAAGGCCTAGTTTGTGGATGTACTTGGGGTAACCCTCCACCAGGTTATAACCGTTCAGGGCCCACATTTTGATTCCTGTGGAAACCAATCAAAAACCCAAGTAAAATGTGATTAAATGCTTCAGCGCTTCAGTaagaaagaggaaggaagaaggaggTACATTGTAGATGACTAGGCACTGATAACATGACAATAaattcaacttttaccagtatgcatgtgtatgttcTGCAACCCACCACTGAATATGAACACCAGGTCTTTCTCTGGGTTCTCGTAGGCAGCGTCCACCTTGTTGGGGATGGAGGGCCAGGTGGACTTGATCAGGGTCTGCTCAGGTTCTAGCATCTGGGGGTGAAGGCGCCAGTAGAACCTGTCTTTGAAGATGATGGTCTCTCCTCTGAGCTCAGTCACAGCATCAAAGCCCAACATGGGGTCACACTTGTTGGGGGCGTCAGGCTTAGGGTTCACCTtcttggggttggggttggggcctGTGATGCGACAATATGATTAATTAACACCTGGCTACATGGTGGTATTCCAATGGGAGGaactaaaaaaaatgaaaataatttgCTCAACTGTTGTGAGACTGAGACAAACGCACCATAGAGTGCTTGAATGCCCATGACATCGTCCTCAGCCAGTGGGTAATCCTTGCTGAATGAGTAGACAGGGTACATGAGAGCTCCTGGGTCGTTAGAATGGGACAGACCCAGAGCATGGCCAAACTCATGGGTGGCAACCAGGAACAGGTTGTATTCTGTAGAGAGGAGCCAGAAGTCTGGTTGGTCTAGAAAACTAACCAAGAAATGGCACACGTTCTTCACAAGACATCAAATGATGATATGGTGTGATGTGAAAGGACGTAACTCTTTGTAATGATAcgcgctctacttccaaaataaaggcgatttagggtgCGAGTGAAAAACACTATAATAGACGTAACTCACCACTTGAGTCCGTCGACCAGTGTTCATCCTCGTCAAAGTGAGTGTCTCCTCCGATGTCCTTACCAGGGGGATAGGCGTGGGCTAAGAGGCCATTAGGTCCATCAAAGGGATTGTAGTCTCCGTGCTCTATCGAACATAGGCAAATGTCAAAGTGTTAAGGTATGGGAAATACAATAATCTAAAACAGTGTCAGTCTGATTGAATACCACAGTTGATCTATTCATAATTTTTTCTAACCTTTTGTCCCAAAGCTTATCATGATGTCCGCGTTGCCCTTGAAGATCTTCTTGAGGGTGAGAGGAGTGACGTCAGACCAGATATTGAAAGCTTTCCGGATGGCTCTGTCCACTTCCTTCTTCTTCAGGTCCGGAGTGTAATTCACTATCCTGAGGCATCAAAGGAATGGTGACTTGTCTGATTTATAaacatatataattattataataatataacACATATACATTGAATGAATCCATTCTGGTGTGGTTTAGGTTTACATGGCTCATGTGTTTGATATACCACAGCAGAGTGATGACAGAGATGTCACAAAAATGCTTTTCAGAACATGTTTCCCATGTTCATTTGGTTGTAGATTCGAACCAGAATCAGCAATCTTATGGAAACAACTAGTAGCTATGCCCAGACCTAACCTCTCCCCTGCTATCTGTGAGGGGTACAAACAGCTGTGGTGCTGTGGAACTTTCTGGAATGCAACACTGCCCAAGAATGTGTCTACTGCGTGTAATAATCACCTGAAAGTCAAGTTGTTGCTCTGCCATTTGAGGTTTCTGGGGAAGAGGTTGTATTCGCCTACATCTGGAACACCACACCTTGCCTTGTTCATCAGCTCCAGGGTGTTGTCATCCAGCTCGCCTGTTACCTGGAGCTTGAAGAAGGACTGCATCTCCCTGATCTTAGTCTCCATGGAGTTGGATCTCCTGCTCTGAAGACCAACTGGGAGTCCATAGAACTTACGAAGGTATCTCTGTTTGGACGACAATGGGGTTGTAAGACATTGAAAACATTTACTTTACCGCCACATCTCTCTATGTCTTCGTGAGGGTTGTCAACATATTGTTTATTAGATTTTTTCCATCAGTGACACATTGCTAAAGTATATGATTATTAATTTGACAACATGAAGCATCCatgtctgaaaaaaaaaaaaataattcttAGATGGAAAAGCAATGAGATCCACATTAAACTCCATGGAACGTCAGATATTCGTACAAATATGACataacaatgacaaatgtaatAGGAAAGTACACAACCACACCAGAAACACAAATGCTAAACTCCGACTGTTCAGAACATACCACCGGTAGCTAGTCTAGTCTTACCTCAGCCTGTAACCACTTGTCGGTGTCCTCTGTAGATAGAGGCATTGTGAATGCAGAGTGGGCAGCCATCAGCAGAAACAGCAAACCTGTCATTTCCATGTTGTCTTTGTAGTGTCCAACACAGTCTGGGAGGCAGAGGGGCTCTGAGACGTATTTATAGGATcttagtttttttcttctccttttaaGTGTGAGTGATTCATGTAAAAGTACCTAGCCACTTCCTCTCAACTTCACCTGAAaattgtatgtcagcaacaggGGTGTTGGTGGTGATGTGAACTGCTTTGAACTcacctggaatgtgcaattcTGTAGTTTTTAAGCCATATGGACATTTTGTCTGGTTTTCTTAAATAAATGATTATACATTTCTAATTAGTAAACTGtatctacagtactgtactgtaaatgCACTTTGAAGTTTGCATAACAACGGTGTATTTTGACCAATGAGAAAACAGATGACTGTCAATATTATCTGTGAAGAGAACAAGACTTTTAAATTAGATGAAACATGTCAAGTCTTCAGACACATTGTTCCCATGACTGTTCCACGGCAGTGTTTAATTTGAACCAGACAGAAGGCATGACTAATGGAGAACTCAGTCTAGAACAATGAAAAATACAAGACAACAAAAAAGATTGTATAAACTATAAAATGAACAATGTGGATTGATGGACTCATATTGGTTCACTAAAACATTAGTGTTTTCAatgaacatttttttttactatagaCTCATATTGTAGTATTGGGAACTACTGAAGTAGTGTCAGTGTGTCGTTCTTCGTTGGTGGACATCTGTATTCCAGAAAGTACAGGATTTCACAATACTCACCTTTCCTAACaacagcattttgtgtgtgtgtgtgggtgtcagtaGTGTGCAGTGTGCCTGCGTGTCTAAATTCCATAACATAGACAGAGCCAGGACCGCCTTACAAATTACATAACACAAGTAACCTTGCACTTAAAGGAAGTATGTAACTAACAACAACCCTGCACTTGACCCTATCTTCAGTCTGAGCATGTTGAAAGCTTGACAAACATAAAGTACACCGTTTGTACATAAAAAGGTGATTTAATGTAATTTGCTTTATTTGCACACCATGTGGCTGTGTCATTATGACTAAGACCACTGGCTCCATACATAGTGACATCACTGTTTGAGGAGTAAGAACTGGGTGGTTCTGAGTCAGATTTAGGGAAGTTGGAGGGGGGAATTTTGAACCTATTTTCAGATAGTCAACATCCAGACAacctcgccacacacacacacacacacacacacacacacacacacacacacacacacacacacacacacacacacacacacacacacacacacacacacacacacacacacactgatacagtaTTACTCAAACAAACATTGACTTAATCCTATTTCACATTTGGTCAAATCACCCAATATTCAGTACAGGTCACCAAAGCATATATTGAAGCTCACCTATCAAAATACTTTAACTTGAAACTTGATGGTGAACTATTGATATCATAAACAAACTACTCAGAAACCTATACAAATTAACAATTGTCACGATTGTCACACAACCAAAGTAGTTACTTATTTTATACATCCATGTCTTTAGTTACACACTTACAAGATCCTACCTGCTTCATTAGTCAACTCAACTTGGAATTGGCACAACCAAATATTGCCAAACAAACCAGGAGGGGGCAGTAAAGTTCCACAAGAATTCATTGCCCATCGAGGTTGCCGCCGGTACAAAACTCTCTTTAGTACTGTCTGTCCATTATCTGGCTTGGAAAATCACTGATTGCTAAAAACCAACAAATAAAAACTTAAATTCTTGCTCCTCAAAGGACAGCCATTCACTCAAGCCTCTTTTGGAATGTCACTCTAGTAGCTAAAAGTTTGGTGGCGGTCcttctaaatgacaatgtaatgaCACAGATTTTCTCCATCTAAACAGCACAGAGAGAAAGGCTCTCCTTGTTGGCACCTCCGACCAGATTTTGCCCTCACCCTTCGCTCACCTCACCTGTGACGGAGAAAACATCCTTCTGCCCTCCTCAGTCTCCAACCTTGGCAGAAAACTGGACCCCTCCCTCATATACAGCAAAACCTCTTTCCACAGTACCATCTTTAAAACATTGCCAAACTCCTCTTACTCGCTGTCAGATGCTGAGAAACTCGTCCATGTCTGTCTCTTCAAGACTGGATTACTGTTCACTTCACTCATCCGGATCCCTGACTGGAGCCTACAGAAGCTACAGTACATTCAAAACAGCGCTGCTGTTAACAGCACCACCACATTCCCCCCTTCAAGTCCCTTCACTGGCTCCCCATCTCCTACCAGATTCAATTCCAAACCCTTCTGCTAAGCTTCAATTGCATCCATGGGAATAGTACCCACCTACCTTAAAGAAATTCCAATAGAACTTAACTAGATAACTTCCTCATAAACCCTCCTGCATATCCCAAGAATAATCCTGGTGTAGGTGGGGGAACCAGGCCTTCTGCTCCACCACCCTTCGATTGTGGAACTCATTTGCAGAACAGCCTGGAACCCCAGTCGAAAGATGGTTTCAAAGCCAGTCTAAAAACTCttaaaatctttttttaaaGTGTAAGCACTTTTTGCCtagattgttttcttttttgacATACCTTGTAGCACCCTGAGATTGCCTGAACATAGAAGGGCACACAAAAAatcagatatattattattatgactTCATGTTTGCTAATTCACACTGCCTTTGCTATTGCTGTGTTGAACCATGAGGCTGATATAAGGCTTCCCTCGCTCAGACTTGCACAACAACTGCCCGAGGGATACAGCATGCCTACTCTGGCTCATCAGGCTTAGTAGAAATTATGAAACCCAAACATTGAACACAACATTCTGAGGAcattatttgcatgtgtttaggCTGTACATGAATATGCTAGTTTTTGACCAAGAGTAGTGAATACTGAagattattgttttttttgttaacaACCATTGTGAACTAGTTGATAAACGCAGCGATTCCTTTGTGAATGATTAAATGCCATGGACTCTGTCATCATTAAATATGGGAAGGTAGCGCTGGTTTTCTTGTTTGCCCTCATGGCCATTTTGTCACATAATAGTAAGATCATCTTTCATGTTGCTGTATGAGCATATTCTGATTATATTGCTTAGATTTTATCATCCAAAGGTTAACAATTTATTATGGTTTGTGTTGAGCAAATACACTGGGCTTTCTTGCCTGGATAATGTCTCTTTGGTTTTATAccatcaaacacaaacacagtcaaacACTTCTAATCACTGTTTCTGTTCCCCCATCTTTCTTTCCAGCTGATTTTAATTGTATTCACTTTACATCAACTTAACTTTTGAGAAACTTatattatatttaattatatttcttcaatatgtatatataatctGGTTAATGAAAGCCATGGGAAATATGAGGGGACCAAGACCCTTTGCCTTGTAAGGTATTGGGGAGAAGTTCAGAATGAGAAGTAAAACCAAACCA
The genomic region above belongs to Osmerus eperlanus chromosome 11, fOsmEpe2.1, whole genome shotgun sequence and contains:
- the mmp13b gene encoding collagenase 3 codes for the protein MEMTGLLFLLMAAHSAFTMPLSTEDTDKWLQAERYLRKFYGLPVGLQSRRSNSMETKIREMQSFFKLQVTGELDDNTLELMNKARCGVPDVGEYNLFPRNLKWQSNNLTFRIVNYTPDLKKKEVDRAIRKAFNIWSDVTPLTLKKIFKGNADIMISFGTKEHGDYNPFDGPNGLLAHAYPPGKDIGGDTHFDEDEHWSTDSSEYNLFLVATHEFGHALGLSHSNDPGALMYPVYSFSKDYPLAEDDVMGIQALYGPNPNPKKVNPKPDAPNKCDPMLGFDAVTELRGETIIFKDRFYWRLHPQMLEPEQTLIKSTWPSIPNKVDAAYENPEKDLVFIFSGIKMWALNGYNLVEGYPKYIHKLGLPKTVRKVDAAVHIQDTGKTLLFTDEDYWSYDESTGQMDSGYPRVIETDFPGIGDEVDAVSHIHGYLNFFRDHLQFEYSYTSRKVMGIQRSNSILNC